The following are from one region of the Actinoplanes sp. L3-i22 genome:
- a CDS encoding acyltransferase, translating to MRNRYLDLLRAAAILRVIVYHLFGWSWLSIVMPAMGVMFALAGSLTAASLERRPAPQVVTSRLRRLLPPLWLLGLLAVPTMIVLGWAGEKGGEHPLTWWKVAFWILPLGDPPGSELGVDAWEPLWYIRAYVWFIVLSPVMWFVWKKLGPACWLLVLAPFVAIALLDKSGFELPETADVVMWDFVTYGACWVTGFAHRDGRLRKLAPATVVFLAAILAGAALYYQNGHQGEDAWDLNDVSESQSLYSLAFVLLFLRWQPSMAWLPKLRLADRAVTLLNARAVTIYLWHNLAIAAIWPILTFLTVDDLGHLEKPVTLTLTLALTAVAVLLFGWVEDVAAQRRPQLWPDTTAPVRAAGPPKAEAPEPGFTGPVPAGWPEVNRAGEPLAGWGAAGRDGEPVAGRQPAARHQAEVAGATTEKLDLPAGQRPGKTPKKDENSLIPTWWAAKE from the coding sequence GTGCGCAACCGATACCTGGACCTGCTTCGTGCCGCGGCCATTCTCCGGGTGATCGTCTACCACCTCTTCGGCTGGTCCTGGCTGTCGATCGTGATGCCCGCGATGGGGGTGATGTTCGCGCTGGCCGGGTCGCTGACCGCGGCGTCGCTGGAGCGGCGGCCGGCGCCCCAGGTCGTGACGTCCCGGTTGCGGCGGCTGCTTCCGCCGCTGTGGCTGCTCGGGCTGCTCGCCGTCCCGACGATGATCGTGCTGGGCTGGGCCGGGGAGAAGGGTGGCGAGCACCCGCTCACGTGGTGGAAGGTCGCCTTCTGGATCCTGCCGCTCGGCGACCCACCGGGCAGCGAGCTCGGCGTCGACGCCTGGGAGCCACTCTGGTACATCCGGGCGTACGTCTGGTTCATCGTTCTTTCCCCGGTGATGTGGTTCGTCTGGAAGAAGCTCGGCCCGGCCTGCTGGCTGCTGGTGCTCGCGCCGTTCGTGGCGATCGCGCTGCTCGACAAGTCCGGCTTCGAGCTGCCCGAGACCGCCGACGTGGTGATGTGGGACTTCGTCACCTACGGGGCGTGCTGGGTGACCGGTTTCGCCCACCGGGACGGCCGGCTGCGCAAGCTCGCCCCGGCCACCGTGGTGTTCCTGGCCGCGATCCTGGCCGGCGCCGCGCTCTACTACCAGAACGGGCACCAGGGCGAGGACGCCTGGGACCTGAACGACGTCTCCGAGTCGCAGTCGCTGTACTCGCTCGCCTTCGTCCTGCTGTTCCTGCGCTGGCAGCCCAGCATGGCCTGGCTGCCGAAGCTCCGGCTGGCGGACCGCGCGGTGACGCTGCTCAACGCCCGCGCGGTGACCATCTACCTCTGGCACAACCTGGCCATCGCGGCGATCTGGCCGATCCTGACCTTCCTCACCGTGGACGACCTGGGCCACCTGGAGAAGCCGGTCACGCTGACCCTGACGCTCGCGCTCACCGCGGTGGCCGTGCTGCTGTTCGGCTGGGTCGAGGACGTCGCCGCCCAGCGCCGCCCGCAGCTCTGGCCGGACACCACCGCCCCGGTCCGGGCCGCCGGCCCGCCGAAGGCCGAGGCTCCGGAGCCCGGCTTCACCGGTCCGGTCCCGGCCGGCTGGCCCGAGGTGAACCGCGCGGGCGAGCCGCTGGCCGGCTGGGGCGCGGCCGGCCGCGACGGCGAACCGGTCGCCGGGCGGCAGCCGGCCGCCCGGCACCAGGCCGAGGTGGCCGGCGCGACCACCGAGAAGCTGGACCTGCCGGCCGGGCAGCGCCCCGGCAAGACCCCGAAGAAGGACGAGAACTCCCTGATCCCCACCTGGTGGGCCGCGAAGGAGTAG
- a CDS encoding chemotaxis protein CheW encodes MGQPGAGVVALVFQAGPLFCALPLAEVIETMRPLPTRPLAGTPHYVRGLTILRGEPSPVIDVTRLLTGVTSEIDRYVAVRAGRGPVACATGPVLSVQTVHAMPPEGPSTMFTGASRSLVAAVGRFGTEPLLLLRSIRTVPDEVWEAAAQEAGTGVPA; translated from the coding sequence GTGGGGCAGCCAGGTGCTGGAGTGGTCGCGCTGGTCTTCCAGGCCGGCCCGCTCTTCTGTGCGCTCCCCCTCGCCGAGGTCATCGAGACGATGCGCCCGCTGCCGACCCGTCCGCTGGCCGGGACGCCGCACTACGTCCGGGGGCTGACCATCCTGCGCGGCGAACCGTCCCCGGTGATCGACGTGACCCGGCTGCTGACCGGGGTGACGTCCGAGATCGATCGGTACGTCGCGGTGCGGGCCGGCCGGGGCCCGGTGGCCTGCGCGACCGGGCCGGTGCTCAGCGTGCAGACCGTCCACGCCATGCCGCCGGAAGGGCCCAGCACCATGTTCACCGGCGCGTCCCGCTCGCTGGTCGCCGCGGTCGGCCGGTTCGGCACCGAGCCCCTCCTGCTCCTGCGCAGCATCCGGACCGTCCCGGACGAGGTCTGGGAGGCCGCCGCGCAGGAAGCCGGCACGGGAGTGCCGGCGTGA
- a CDS encoding protein-glutamate O-methyltransferase CheR: protein MRAELPLVRFRGILEHRLGWTTTDTEAVPILPVLAERAAARHLAEDEYLTRLAGQAWPEETAVLAERLSITETYFFRHGDQFRALGERVLPERLRARSGQRVLRLLSVGCSSGEEPYSLAIAAQRARPALDWIVAVVGVDANPEMLRRARRAEYSEWSLRETPEDERRRWFRRTANGFDVVPEILSSVQFVEHNVAGPEDPRIWQPGRYDVIFCRNLLMYLTRPVMTVLLGRITAALAPGGALFLGHTDTLGSDPAGFAVEHFGDTVYYRRTVPAAATAAPQPSRPAHPPRPPLPDRPAADAHARALELFRDERFAAALAVAEPGDLLLRGVLLAQLGRLDEARAIARRLIDAGGTDPDAHQLLGACHEVDEPDQAHGEYRLAAYLDPGFAMPRLRMGLLARRRGDGGNAAADLAAALELLARESEERITMFGGGFGRLTLSSLCRSELDAATARGTRR from the coding sequence GTGAGGGCGGAGCTTCCGCTGGTGCGGTTCCGGGGGATCCTGGAGCACCGGCTCGGGTGGACGACGACCGACACCGAGGCGGTGCCGATCCTGCCGGTGCTCGCCGAGCGGGCCGCCGCCCGGCACCTGGCCGAGGACGAGTACCTGACCCGGCTGGCCGGCCAGGCCTGGCCGGAGGAGACCGCGGTGCTCGCCGAGCGGCTCAGCATCACCGAGACGTACTTCTTCCGGCACGGCGACCAGTTCCGCGCGCTCGGCGAGCGGGTGCTGCCGGAACGCCTCCGGGCCCGGTCCGGGCAGCGGGTGCTGCGGCTGCTCTCGGTCGGCTGCTCGTCCGGCGAGGAGCCGTACTCGCTGGCCATCGCGGCGCAGCGGGCCCGGCCGGCGCTGGACTGGATCGTCGCGGTGGTGGGCGTCGACGCGAACCCGGAGATGCTGCGGCGGGCCCGGCGCGCCGAGTACTCCGAGTGGTCGTTGCGGGAGACTCCCGAGGACGAACGGCGGCGGTGGTTCCGCCGTACGGCGAACGGGTTTGATGTCGTCCCGGAAATTCTCTCCTCGGTGCAGTTCGTCGAACACAACGTGGCCGGGCCGGAGGACCCGCGGATCTGGCAGCCCGGGCGGTACGACGTGATCTTCTGCCGCAACCTGCTGATGTACCTGACCAGGCCGGTGATGACGGTGCTGCTGGGCCGGATCACCGCCGCGCTCGCGCCGGGCGGCGCCCTGTTCCTCGGGCACACCGACACGCTCGGCAGCGATCCGGCCGGATTCGCCGTGGAGCACTTCGGCGACACCGTGTACTACCGGCGGACGGTCCCCGCGGCCGCGACCGCCGCACCCCAGCCGTCGCGTCCCGCGCACCCGCCGCGTCCGCCGCTCCCGGACCGGCCCGCGGCCGACGCCCACGCCCGGGCCCTGGAGCTGTTCCGGGACGAGCGGTTCGCCGCGGCGCTCGCCGTCGCGGAGCCCGGTGACCTGCTGCTGCGCGGGGTGCTGCTGGCCCAGCTCGGCCGGCTCGACGAGGCCCGGGCGATCGCCCGGCGGCTGATCGACGCCGGCGGCACCGACCCGGACGCCCACCAGTTGCTCGGCGCGTGTCACGAGGTGGACGAACCGGATCAGGCGCACGGGGAGTACCGGCTGGCGGCGTACCTCGATCCCGGGTTCGCCATGCCCCGGCTGCGGATGGGCCTGCTGGCCCGGCGCCGCGGCGACGGCGGCAACGCGGCGGCCGACCTGGCCGCGGCGCTGGAGCTGCTGGCCCGCGAGTCCGAGGAGCGGATCACGATGTTCGGCGGCGGGTTCGGGCGGCTCACGCTGAGCTCGCTGTGCCGGTCCGAGCTGGACGCGGCGACGGCGCGGGGGACCCGGCGATGA
- a CDS encoding chemotaxis protein CheW: MTESIQTRVDRLRADFDRSFAVPLRTLDDDAVELLAVGVGGRAYAMRLSQTSGLYPDRPVTPLPTSVPALRGLAGFAGVVVPVYDLAALLGHPIADEPRWLVLAGGTPPLALAFHQLDHHVRVPAGDVVDASGSTPVRGCLRGMVRLPDGDRPIIDVPATRALAHRMAGHELTEGTP, encoded by the coding sequence ATGACCGAAAGCATCCAGACCCGGGTCGATCGGCTGCGGGCCGATTTCGATCGCTCCTTCGCGGTGCCGTTGCGGACCCTGGACGACGACGCGGTGGAGCTGCTCGCGGTCGGGGTGGGTGGCCGGGCGTACGCGATGCGGCTGTCCCAGACCTCCGGGCTCTACCCGGACCGGCCGGTGACACCGCTGCCCACCTCGGTCCCGGCGCTGCGCGGCCTGGCCGGGTTCGCCGGCGTGGTGGTCCCGGTCTACGACCTGGCCGCCCTGCTCGGGCATCCGATCGCCGACGAGCCGCGCTGGCTGGTGCTGGCCGGCGGCACGCCACCGCTGGCGCTCGCCTTCCACCAGCTCGACCACCACGTCCGGGTACCGGCCGGCGACGTGGTGGACGCGTCCGGCTCGACTCCGGTCCGGGGCTGCCTGCGGGGCATGGTCCGGCTGCCGGACGGCGACCGGCCGATCATCGACGTACCGGCCACCCGCGCCCTGGCCCACCGCATGGCCGGGCATGAACTCACGGAGGGAACCC